GAAAATATTGACAATATTCAGCCAGGCGTCGCTCACTCTATCGGTGATTCTCTGAGCTACCGTGTAGAGACGGACTCTGCAACCGATGCGCTGTTTACCGGCCATCGTCGTTATTTTGAGATCCACTACTACCTGCAAGGACAGCAAAAAATAGAGTATGCCGCCAAAGAGGATCTCCAGGTGGTTGAATATTATCGCGATGAAACCGACCGCGAATATTTGAAAGGCTGCGGAAAAACCGTAGAAGTGCACGAAGGACAAATGGTTATTTGTGACAACCATGAAGCCTATCGTTTTATCTGTAATAGCGTAGTGAAGAAAGTCGTACTCAAAGTCACCATCGAAGATGGTTATTTTCATAATAAATAAAAAACACAGGCGGCGCCGACGTTGCGCCGCCAGTACCCTATAATAATCAGGAATCGGAGATGTGCTATGTCTGATACCAAACGTAATACCATCGGCAAGTTCGGCTTACTTTCACTCACCTTTGCCGCGGTTTATAGTTTTAATAACGTTATCAACAATAATATTGAGCTTGGTCTGGCATCCGCACCGATGTTTTTCCTCGCGACAATTTTCTACTTTATTCCATTCTGCTTAATCATCGCCGAATTTGTTTCGCTGAATAAAAACTCCGAAGCCGGTGTCTACGCATGGGTGAAAAGCTCGCTGGGCGGGCGCTGGGCCTTTATTACCGCCTACACCTACTGGTTCGTTAACCTGTTCTTTTTTACCTCGTTACTCCCGCGCGTTATCGCCTATGCCTCGTACGCATTTTTAGGCTACGAATACATTCTGACGCCGTTCGCCACAACCGTGTTAAGTATGGTGCTGTTTGCCTTCTCGACCTGGGTTTCGACCAACGGCGCAAAAATGCTGGGGCCGATTACCTCCGTCACCTCCACGTTAATGCTGCTGCTGACGCTGTCCTACATTTTACTGGCGGGTACTGCGTTGGTGGGCGGCGTGCAGCCTGCTGACCCCATCACCGTTGATGCAATGATCCCGAATTTTAACTGGGCGTTCCTCGGTATTACCACCTGGATATTCATGGCGGCAGGCGGCGCGGAGTCCGTGGCGGTATATGTCAACGACGTCAAGGGCGGGTCAAAATCGTTCGTGAAGGTCATTATCATTGCCGGGATTTTTATCGGCGTGCTTTATTCCATCTCCTCGGTGCTGATCAACGTCTTCGTCAGCAGCAAAGAGCTGAAGTTTACCGGTGGATCGGTGCAGGTATTCCACGGTCTGGCGGCATACTTTGGTCTGCCGGAACTGATCGTTAACCGCTTTGTCGGCCTGGTCTCCTTTACCGCGATGTTCGGCTCTCTGCTGATGTGGACCGCAACGCCGGTGAAGATCTTCTTCTCTGAAATTCCGGCGGGCATTTTCGGTAAAAAAACCGTCGAACTGAATGAAAACGGCGTACCGGCCCGTGCAGCGTGGATCCAGTTTCTGATCGTTATCCCGCTGATGATTATCCCAACGCTCGGTTCCAATACCGTGCAAGACCTAATGAACACCATCATCAACATGACCGCCGCCGCATCGATGCTGCCGCCGCTGTTTATTATGCTGGCCTACCTGAATCTGCGCGCAAAACTGGACCACTTACCGCGCGACTTCCGTATGGGTTCGCAAAAAACCGGCATTATTGTGGTATCAATGCTGATCGTCCTGTTCACTATCGGATTTATTGCCTCTACCTTCCCGAGCGGCGGAAATATCATAACCATTATTTTCTATAACGTCGGTGGGATTGTTATTTTCCTCGGTTTTGCCTGGTGGAAATACAGTAAATACATCAAAGGGCTAACTAAAGAAGAAAAAGCTATTGAGGCTGCTCCCGCTTCAGATGTCAATTAATGACTAAAACATAATAACAATAAACAATATTCTCCAAGGCTATAACCAAAATAATTCGAGTTGCATGAAGGCGGCAAGTGAGTGAATTCCCAGGAGCATAGATAACTATGTGACTGGGGTGAACGAACGTAGCTAACGCACATGCAGCTTGAAGTATGAAGGGTATATAACAATAAAAATTATATTTTATTTGCTTAGGATCGAAGCATGAATAACATTAGCCATTATTGCAGGGCAATTATTGCCCTGCCCTTTTTCTGCGTCTCTTCTCTGGGTGCAGAAGAAGTTCGCCCTGCTGAACACGACGATACGAAAACACCTGCCATAACCTCCCCCTCTTTTCGTTTTTATGGCGAATTGGGCATGGGTGGATATATGGATTTAGAAGGAAAAGATAAGCATAAATACAGCGACGGTACTTACATTGAAGGTGGCCTGGAGATAAAACACGGTTCATGGTTTGGTCTGATCTACGGCGAGGGCTGGACCGTACAGGCCGACCATCAAGGCAATGCCTGGGTTCCTGACCATAGCTGGGGCGGATTCGAAGGCGGGATCAACCGCTTTTACGGTGGTTACCGTACCGATGCAGGAACAGAGGTGATGCTCAGCCTGCGCCAGGACTCCTCGCTGGATGACCTGCAGTGGTGGGGGGATTTCACGCCAGACCTGGGCTACGTTATTCCGAATACCCGAGACATCATGACCGCCATTAAGGTGCAAAACCTGACCGGCCCTTTGCGCTATAGCGTGACCGCTACACCCGCCGGACATCACGATGAAAGCAAAGCCTGGTTGCACTTTGGTAAATACGATCGCTACGACGATAAATATACCTATCCGGCTATGATGAATGGTTACATCCAGTACGACCTGACTGAAGGCGTAACCTGGATGAACGGTCTGGAGATAACGGACGGTACCGGACAGCTGTTCCTGACCGGCATCCTCTCGCCCAACTTCGCCGCCCGCGCGTGGCACCACACGGGTCGCGCCGACGGGCTGGATGTGTCCGGCACCGAGACCGGCTATATGGTCAGCGCGATGTATGAAGCGCTAAAAGGCGTTTACCTCTCCACCGCATATAGCTACGCCAAACACCGACCAGATCGCGCTGAGGAAGAAACCACGTCCTTTATGCAGTTCGGTATCTGGTATGAATACGGCGGCGGACGTTTCGCTACCGCCTTCGACAGCCGGTTCTATATGCAGAATGCATCTGGTGATCCGAGCGACCAAATCTTCCTGATGCAATATTTCTATTGGTAACAAGGACCGGAACCCATGAATATCAAACCTCTTCTTACGCCGCTGGCCTGCCTCCTGCTGATGAACGTCTCTGCGCATGCCGCCAGCGTTAATGACTTCAAAAACATCATTAATCGCACCGGTGCGCCGGACTACATGCATGACTACGATCACGACGACCACCAGCGTTTTAATCCATTTTTCGACCTCGGCTCATGGCACGGGCATCTGTTGCCAGATGGCCCCGCAACAATGGGCGGCTTTCCTGGCGTCGCACTGCTGACCGAAGAGTACATCAACTTTATGGCCAATAATTTTGACCGACTGACGGTGTATCAGCACGGTAAAAAGGTCGATTTCACCCTTGAGGCTTACAGCATTCCCGGGGCGCTGGTACAGAAATTGTCATCAAAAGATGTACAGGTAGAGATGACGCTACGCTTCGCCAGTCCGCGCACTTCGCTGCTGGAAACCAAAATCACCAGCAACTCGCCGCTGGATCTGGTGTGGGACGGCGAACTGCTGGAAAAACTGGAGGCAAAAGAGGGAAAAGCCCTGTCGGATAAAACCATTGATGGCGAGTTCCCTGGCTATCAGCGCAAAATCACCGCCACGCACGACGGCCTGAAAGTCACCTTCGGCAAGGTGCGTTCAACCTGGGATCTGCTCACCTCCGGCGAGTCGGAGTATCAGGTGCATAAATCTGTCGCCATGAAAACCACGGTTAATGGTCATCGCTTCACGGGGAAGACCCATATCAACGGTTCGACGACGATTTACACCACCTGGTCTCATCTGCTTACCGCCGAAGATGTGGCAAAAGAGCAGCCGCAGATCCGCGATATTCTGGCGCGTCCTTCTTCTTACATGCTCGCCTCGCAGCAGCGCTGGGACGACTATCTCAAGAAAGGCTTAAACAACCCGGACGCCACGCCAGAACAAACCCGAGTGGCGGTGAAGGCGATCGAAACGCTGAACGGTAACTGGCGATCGCCGGGCGGCGCGGTAAAACACAATACCGTGACACCGTCGGTTACCGGCCGTTGGTTCTCCGGCAACCAGACCTGGCCGTGGGATACCTGGAAGCAGGCCTTCGCCATGGCGCACTTTAACCCGGAAATCGCCAAAGAGAACATCCGCGCCGTCTTTTCATGGCAGATTAAACCCGGCGATCCCGTTCGCCCGCAAGACGCCGGATTCATTCCCGACCTGATTGCCTGGAACCTTAGCCCCGAGCGCGGCGGCGACGGCGGCAACTGGAACGAGCGTAACACCAAGCCAAGCCTGGCTGCCTGGTCGGTGATGGAAGTCTACAACGTCACCAAGGATAAGGCCTGGCTCGAAGAGATGTATCCAAAGCTGGTCGCATATCACGACTGGTGGCTGCGAAACCGCGATCATAACGGCAACGGCGTACCGGAATACGGCGCGACCCGCGATAAAGCCCACAATACCGACAGCGGTGAAATGCTGTTTACGGTGAAAAATGGCGACAAGGAAGAAACCCTTTCCGGACTGAAAAACTACGCCAACATCACCAGTAAAGGCCAGTATGACAGCCTCGAGATCCCAGCACAGGTTGCTGCTTCCTGGGAATCCGGGCGTGACGATGCGGCAGTCTTTGGTTTTATCGACAAAGAGCAACTGGATAAATACGTCGCTAACGGTGGGAAACGCAGCGACTGGGTGGTCAAATTTGCCGAAAACCGCAGTAACGACGGTAAGTTGCTGGGTTACTCGCTGCTGCAGGAATCGGTCGATCAGGCCAGCTATATGTACAGCGACAACCATTATCTGGCGGAGATGGCGACCCTGCTCGGTAAACACAAAGAAGCGCAGCGCTACCGCCAGTTGGCGCAAAAACTGGCGGATTATATCAATACCTGCATGTTCGACCCAGACACCCGATTCTTCTATGACGTGAGGATCGAAGATACCCCGTTGACCAACGGCTGTGCGGGTAAACCAATCGTCGAACGTGGCAAAGGGCCGGAAGGCTGGTCGCCGCTGTTTAACGGGGCGGCAACGCAGCCCCATGCGGATGCGGTGGTTAAGGTGATGCTCGATCCCAAAGAGTTCAACACCTTTGTACCACTTGGTACTGCAGCGCTAACCAACCCCGCCTTCGGCGCGGACATCCACTGGCGCGGGCGCGTCTGGGTGGATCAGTTCTGGTTTGGGCTAAAAGGGATGGAGCGTTATGGCTATCGCGATGAAGCATTAAAACTGGCGGATACCTTCTTCAGCCACGCCAAAGGCCTTACCGCAGATGGTCCGATTCAGGAAAACTATAACCCGTTGACTGGCGCACAACAGGGCGCGCCGAACTTCTCCTGGAGCGCGGCACATCTCTATATGCTGTATAACGATTTTCTTAAAAAACAGTAATCTGTGACATACCGCCGGATGGCGCTTCGCTTATCCGGCCTACAAAGACACATTTTCACAGGCCGGATTAGGTGCTTGCACCGATATCCGGCATATTCATTCTCTGGCCCCACTCCTTTTTTGAATCCCATCACAATCACGGCATTCCCCTTTTCCCTTTTACGCGGCGACGGCTAAATTAGAACTCATCCGACCACATAACAATAATTTTACATACTGGACACCTTTATGAGCTATCCGTCGCTGTTCGCCCCGCTCGATTTAGGCTTCACCACGCTTAAAAACCGCGTGCTGATGGGTTCAATGCATACCGGGCTGGAGGAGTATCCCGACGGTGCAGAACGGCTGGCCGCGTTCTACGCCGAGCGCGCTCGTCACGGCGTAGCGTTAATTGTGAGCGGAGGCATTGCGCCTGCGCTTTCCGGCGTGGGGATGGAAGGCGGCGCGATGCTCAACGACAGCAGCCAGCTTGCACACCATCGTGTCATTACCGATGCCGTTCATGACGAAGGCGGCAAAATCGCCCTGCAAATCCTGCACACCGGGCGTTACAGCTACCAGCCGCATCTGGTGGCACCATCTGCTATTCAGGCCCCCATTAACCGCTTTACGCCACATGAGCTGACGCACGATGAAGTGCTGCAGTTGATTGAAGATTTTGCCCATTGCGCCCAACTGGCGCGGGAAGCGGGCTACGATGGCGTAGAAGTGATGGGGTCGGAAGGGTATCTCATCAACGAATTCCTGACTCTGCGTACCAACCAGCGCGATGACCAATGGGGCGGTGAGTATGCCAACCGGATGCATTTTGCCGTTGAGGTGGTGAGAGCGGTACGTCAGCGTGCCGGTAATGACTTTATAATTATCTTCCGCCTGTCGATGCTCGATCTGGTAGAAAACGGCGGAACCTTCGACGAAACCGTCCAGCTGGCGCAGGCTATAGAAGCCGCCGGGGCCACCATCATTAACACCGGTATTGGCTGGCATGAGGCGCGTATTCCCACTATCGCTACCCCGGTACCGCGCGGCGCGTTTAGTTGGGTGACGCGTAAGCTGAAAGGGCATGTGACAATCCCACTGGTCACCACCAACCGCATTAACGATCCCCAGGTCGCCGATGACATTCTGGCCCGTGGCGATGCCGATATGGTGTCGATGGCCCGTCCGTTCCTCGCCGATGCCGAACTGCTGTCAAAAGCGCAAACCGGACGAGCGGATGAGATCAACACCTGTATCGGCTGTAACCAGGCCTGTCTGGATCAGATCTTTGTCGGCAAAGTCACCTCTTGCCTGGTCAATCCGCGCGCCTGCCATGAAACTAAAATGCCGATCGTTGCGGCAGCTGTACCAAAGAATCTGGCGGTTGTCGGTGCGGGTCCTGCGGGCCTCGCCTTCGCCATTAATGCCGCCGCACGCGGGCATCACGTCACGCTGTTTGACGCACATGGCGAGATTGGCGGGCAGTTTAATATCGCCAAACAGATCCCCGGCAAAGAAGAATTCTATGAAACCCTGCGCTACTACCGCCGGATGATCGACGTGACTGGCGTGACCCTGAAGCTGAATCACTTTGTCAGCGCACACGATCTGCACACTTTCGACGAAGTGATCCTTGCCAGCGGGATCGAGCCACGTATGCCGCCGATCGAGGGGATCGAACATCCAAAAGTGCTGAGCTATCTCGACGTCCTGCGCGATAAAACGCCAGTGGGCAAACGCGTAGCGATCGTTGGCTGCGGCGGGATTGGTTTTGATACAGCCATGTATCTGAGTCAACCCGGTGAAGCCACCAGCCAGAACATTGCGGAGTTCTGCGTGGAATGGGGGATCGACACCAGCCTGCAACAGCCTGGCGGCTTACGCCCGGAAGGTCCGCACTTATCCCGCAGCCCGCGCCAGATAGTGATGTTGCAGCGCAAAGCCAGCAAACCGGGGCAAGGTTTAGGTAAAACGACAGGCTGGATCCATCGCGCCACCCTGCTCTCACGCGGCGTGAAAATGATCCCGACAGTCAGCTACCAGAAGATTGATGATGATGGGTTACACGTCGTGTTGAACGGCGAACCGGTGATCTTTAACGTGGATAACGTGGTGATTTGCGCCGGACAAGAGCCACGCCGTGAACTGGTCGATCCGCTGCACGCGGCAGGTAAAACGGTGCATCTGATCGGCGGCTGCGATGTGGCGATGGAACTGGATGCCCGACGCGCTATTGCGCAGGGGACCCGCTTAGCGCTGGAGATTTAACACGTTGTATCCCGTAGGTCGGATAAGACAACTGCGCACATCTTTGCCTGATGGCGCTACGCTTATCAGGCCTACGAGGCAGCTCGTGTAGGCCGGATAAGGCGTTAGCCGCTATCCGGCACAAGGGCTTAACGACGGCGACCGGTTTTGACCGCTTTTAGCACCACGAATTTATTATTGGTGGCGATGGTTACGCAGTTGCCGAAAATCTTCTTCAACTTGTGGAAGTAGTCGAGGTGACGGTTAGCCACAATGTACAGCTCACCGTTGATTTTCAGGCAGCGGCGGGCGTGGTGGAACATCTCCCAGGCGATATTATCGGTCAGCGCATGCTTCTGGTGGAACGGAGGGTTGCAGAACACCGCGTTGAAGCGGAACGGTTCTACGCCGGAGAGCGCGTTATTAATCATAAATTCGCTGCGATCCAGCGCGTCCGGCAGGTTGGTTTCCACGTTCAGACGGCTGGAAGCGACCGCCATCGGTGATTCATCAACAAACACCACGCTGGCTTCTGGGTTCTTCGCCAGCAGCGTCATGCCCAGCACGCCGTTACCGCAGCCGAGATCGACAATCTCGCCTTCAAGGTTTTCCGGCAGATGTTCCATAAAGAAACGTGCGCCGATGTCCAGCCCGGTACGGGAGAAGACGTTGGCGTGGTTGTGGATGGTCCAGTCGGTGCCTTCCAGCTTCCAGCTCAGGGTCTGGGCGGTATCGGCCAGCGCCGGTTTGGTAAAGGTGCCGTTGATCAGGCGCGCCTTTTTCCATGCCAGCGTGGTGGTGGTTGGTCCCAGCACTTTCTCAAACAGCTCCAGCGTAGAGGTGTGGATATCACGCGCTTTTGCACCGGCGATGATACGCGTCTGCGGCGTGACCACTTCACGCAGGGCGCGCAGTTGCTGCTCCAGCAGCGCCATGGTTTTTGGCAGCTTAATCAGCACCACGCCCGGCGCCTGCGGATAGTCAGCGGTACTGTCGAGGAACTTGACGCTCGACTCGGCAATATCGTTGTGACGCAGGTTCTCACGTGTGGCAAGCTCGCTGAGATAGGAGTCGCCAATGCTGTACGGCGTATGTTCCGCCAGCGCACAGCCCAGCGCACCAAAGGTATCATTCAGGATCAGCACCGGGCCGCTAATTTCGGTATCGTCCAACTGTTGCAGCAGATATTCATCTGCAGCTTCCCACGCCAGCAGCGGGTTAACGTCATCCGTTTCCGGGAAACGTTTAAGTGACAGCGAACGGAAACCGTTGTCTATGTGGCTCATCGGCCCTCCTGAATGGTAAAATTTCGGCGTATCCCTGAAAAGGGTGCGTGAGTATACACTTTTTATACTTTATATGGGGCACTAATGAGTCAGTTGATCTATCTGCAAGGATATCCGGAGAATTTACTTTCTCAGGTGAGAACGCTGATTGCTGAGCAACGCCTGGGCGCAGTGCTGGAGAAGCGCTATCCGGGTACGCATGACTTCGCGACCGACAAAGCGCTCTGGCAATATACTCAGGATCTGAAAAATCAGTTTCTGCGTAACGCCCCGCCGCTGAATAAAGTCATGTATGACAGCAAGATCCACGTTCTGAAGAATGCGCTGGGACTGCATACCGCCGTTTCTCGCGTGCAGGGCGGAAAGCTCAAAGCTAAAGCGGAGATCCGCGTGGCGACCGTTTTTCGCAATGCCCCCGAACCCTTTTTGCGTATGATTGTCGTTCATGAACTGGCGCATCTGAAAGAAAAAGAGCACGACAAAGCGTTTTACCAGCTGTGCTGTCATATGGAGCCTCAGTATCACCAACTGGAGTTCGATACCCGCCTGTGGTTAACGCAACAATCGTTAAAGCAAACTGCGTAGTCGCGCACTGGCTTTGTCTTCAGGGCATGCTAAATTGACGAAAGAATCCCTTTTCGCAGCCTGAAGGCCTTTATGATACGTTTCGCAGTAATTGGCACAAACTGGATCACCCGCCAGTTTGTCGATGCCGCCCATGAAACCGGCAAGTATAAGTTAACCGCAGTCTATTCTCGTAGCCTTGAGCAGGCACAGACCTTCGCCAACGATTACCCCGTCGAGCATCTGTTTACTTCGCTGGAAGCGATGGCGCAAAGCGAGGCGATCGACGCCGTCTACATCGCCAGTCCAAACTCCCTGCACTTCCCGCAGACCGAGCTGTTTTTGCGGCACAAAAAGCATGTTATTTGCGAAAAGCCACTGGCCTCCAACTTGGCGCAAGTCGAAGCCGCTATCGCCTGCGCGCGTAAAAACCAGGTCGTGCTGTTTGAAGCGTTTAAAACCGCCAGCCTGCCTAACTTCCTGCTGTTACAGCAATCGCTCCCAAAAGTTGGAAAAATCAGGAAAGCATTTATCAATTACTGCCAGTACTCCTCGCGTTACCAGCGCTATCTGGATGGTGAAAATCCGAACACGTTTAATCCGGCGTTCTCCAATGGCTCGATTATGGATATCGGTTTTTACTGCCTGGCCTCGGCGATTGCGCTATGGGGCGAACCACAGAGCGTTCAGGCCAGCGCCAGCCTGCTGGAAAGCGGCGTGGATGCCCACGGTGTGGTGGTGCTGAATTACGGTGATTTCAGCGTTACGCTCCAGCACTCAAAAGTAAGCGATTCAGTATTAGCCAGTGAAATTCAGGGCGAGTCGGGATCGCTGGTCATCGAGCATATTTCCGAATGCCAAAAAGTGTGCTTTGTTCCGCGCGGGGGAAAAACGCAGGATCTGACGACGCCTCAACACATCAATACTATGCTGTATGAGGCAGAGGCTTTTGCCCATTTGGTTGAATCCGGCGAAGTGGATCACCCGGCACTGGCCGTCAGCCGTATCACCGCTAAACTGCAAACGGAGATTCGCCGCCAGACCGGCGTGGTTTTCCCGGCAGACGAAACGGTAACCTCGCTGACTGCGTAAAAGTGTGTAAATGGAATGTTGCAGGCCATTGACTGAATGCATGGCCTGTAATATTTTGTAACCCGCAAAGGGGAGTAACTTCGTTGTCGGTTGATCGTCATTACGATGTGTGAAAAACCACATCCGGTCACCGGGCGATAACAAAGGAATACGCCATCGTATTCCTTTGTTGTTGTAAGTGAGACCTTGCCGAATGGCAAGGTCTATGCATAAAAAGCAGCGGCTAACGTCATTCGGCGTTGGCCGTTTTTTTTATGCATGGGGAAATACAATGAATACTGTCGGCACACCGTTGTTATGGGGTGGCTTCGCTGTCGTAGTGGTAATTATGCTGGCCATCGACCTGCTGTTGCAGGGGC
This window of the Citrobacter freundii ATCC 8090 = MTCC 1658 = NBRC 12681 genome carries:
- a CDS encoding beta-galactosidase subunit beta — encoded protein: MRIIDNLEQFQQRYASGRKWQRCVEAIENIDNIQPGVAHSIGDSLSYRVETDSATDALFTGHRRYFEIHYYLQGQQKIEYAAKEDLQVVEYYRDETDREYLKGCGKTVEVHEGQMVICDNHEAYRFICNSVVKKVVLKVTIEDGYFHNK
- a CDS encoding amino acid permease — protein: MSDTKRNTIGKFGLLSLTFAAVYSFNNVINNNIELGLASAPMFFLATIFYFIPFCLIIAEFVSLNKNSEAGVYAWVKSSLGGRWAFITAYTYWFVNLFFFTSLLPRVIAYASYAFLGYEYILTPFATTVLSMVLFAFSTWVSTNGAKMLGPITSVTSTLMLLLTLSYILLAGTALVGGVQPADPITVDAMIPNFNWAFLGITTWIFMAAGGAESVAVYVNDVKGGSKSFVKVIIIAGIFIGVLYSISSVLINVFVSSKELKFTGGSVQVFHGLAAYFGLPELIVNRFVGLVSFTAMFGSLLMWTATPVKIFFSEIPAGIFGKKTVELNENGVPARAAWIQFLIVIPLMIIPTLGSNTVQDLMNTIINMTAAASMLPPLFIMLAYLNLRAKLDHLPRDFRMGSQKTGIIVVSMLIVLFTIGFIASTFPSGGNIITIIFYNVGGIVIFLGFAWWKYSKYIKGLTKEEKAIEAAPASDVN
- the ygjJ gene encoding protein YgjJ; translation: MNNISHYCRAIIALPFFCVSSLGAEEVRPAEHDDTKTPAITSPSFRFYGELGMGGYMDLEGKDKHKYSDGTYIEGGLEIKHGSWFGLIYGEGWTVQADHQGNAWVPDHSWGGFEGGINRFYGGYRTDAGTEVMLSLRQDSSLDDLQWWGDFTPDLGYVIPNTRDIMTAIKVQNLTGPLRYSVTATPAGHHDESKAWLHFGKYDRYDDKYTYPAMMNGYIQYDLTEGVTWMNGLEITDGTGQLFLTGILSPNFAARAWHHTGRADGLDVSGTETGYMVSAMYEALKGVYLSTAYSYAKHRPDRAEEETTSFMQFGIWYEYGGGRFATAFDSRFYMQNASGDPSDQIFLMQYFYW
- the ygjK gene encoding alpha-glucosidase — protein: MNIKPLLTPLACLLLMNVSAHAASVNDFKNIINRTGAPDYMHDYDHDDHQRFNPFFDLGSWHGHLLPDGPATMGGFPGVALLTEEYINFMANNFDRLTVYQHGKKVDFTLEAYSIPGALVQKLSSKDVQVEMTLRFASPRTSLLETKITSNSPLDLVWDGELLEKLEAKEGKALSDKTIDGEFPGYQRKITATHDGLKVTFGKVRSTWDLLTSGESEYQVHKSVAMKTTVNGHRFTGKTHINGSTTIYTTWSHLLTAEDVAKEQPQIRDILARPSSYMLASQQRWDDYLKKGLNNPDATPEQTRVAVKAIETLNGNWRSPGGAVKHNTVTPSVTGRWFSGNQTWPWDTWKQAFAMAHFNPEIAKENIRAVFSWQIKPGDPVRPQDAGFIPDLIAWNLSPERGGDGGNWNERNTKPSLAAWSVMEVYNVTKDKAWLEEMYPKLVAYHDWWLRNRDHNGNGVPEYGATRDKAHNTDSGEMLFTVKNGDKEETLSGLKNYANITSKGQYDSLEIPAQVAASWESGRDDAAVFGFIDKEQLDKYVANGGKRSDWVVKFAENRSNDGKLLGYSLLQESVDQASYMYSDNHYLAEMATLLGKHKEAQRYRQLAQKLADYINTCMFDPDTRFFYDVRIEDTPLTNGCAGKPIVERGKGPEGWSPLFNGAATQPHADAVVKVMLDPKEFNTFVPLGTAALTNPAFGADIHWRGRVWVDQFWFGLKGMERYGYRDEALKLADTFFSHAKGLTADGPIQENYNPLTGAQQGAPNFSWSAAHLYMLYNDFLKKQ
- a CDS encoding FAD-dependent oxidoreductase gives rise to the protein MSYPSLFAPLDLGFTTLKNRVLMGSMHTGLEEYPDGAERLAAFYAERARHGVALIVSGGIAPALSGVGMEGGAMLNDSSQLAHHRVITDAVHDEGGKIALQILHTGRYSYQPHLVAPSAIQAPINRFTPHELTHDEVLQLIEDFAHCAQLAREAGYDGVEVMGSEGYLINEFLTLRTNQRDDQWGGEYANRMHFAVEVVRAVRQRAGNDFIIIFRLSMLDLVENGGTFDETVQLAQAIEAAGATIINTGIGWHEARIPTIATPVPRGAFSWVTRKLKGHVTIPLVTTNRINDPQVADDILARGDADMVSMARPFLADAELLSKAQTGRADEINTCIGCNQACLDQIFVGKVTSCLVNPRACHETKMPIVAAAVPKNLAVVGAGPAGLAFAINAAARGHHVTLFDAHGEIGGQFNIAKQIPGKEEFYETLRYYRRMIDVTGVTLKLNHFVSAHDLHTFDEVILASGIEPRMPPIEGIEHPKVLSYLDVLRDKTPVGKRVAIVGCGGIGFDTAMYLSQPGEATSQNIAEFCVEWGIDTSLQQPGGLRPEGPHLSRSPRQIVMLQRKASKPGQGLGKTTGWIHRATLLSRGVKMIPTVSYQKIDDDGLHVVLNGEPVIFNVDNVVICAGQEPRRELVDPLHAAGKTVHLIGGCDVAMELDARRAIAQGTRLALEI
- the rlmG gene encoding 23S rRNA (guanine(1835)-N(2))-methyltransferase RlmG — encoded protein: MSHIDNGFRSLSLKRFPETDDVNPLLAWEAADEYLLQQLDDTEISGPVLILNDTFGALGCALAEHTPYSIGDSYLSELATRENLRHNDIAESSVKFLDSTADYPQAPGVVLIKLPKTMALLEQQLRALREVVTPQTRIIAGAKARDIHTSTLELFEKVLGPTTTTLAWKKARLINGTFTKPALADTAQTLSWKLEGTDWTIHNHANVFSRTGLDIGARFFMEHLPENLEGEIVDLGCGNGVLGMTLLAKNPEASVVFVDESPMAVASSRLNVETNLPDALDRSEFMINNALSGVEPFRFNAVFCNPPFHQKHALTDNIAWEMFHHARRCLKINGELYIVANRHLDYFHKLKKIFGNCVTIATNNKFVVLKAVKTGRRR
- a CDS encoding M48 family metallopeptidase; protein product: MSQLIYLQGYPENLLSQVRTLIAEQRLGAVLEKRYPGTHDFATDKALWQYTQDLKNQFLRNAPPLNKVMYDSKIHVLKNALGLHTAVSRVQGGKLKAKAEIRVATVFRNAPEPFLRMIVVHELAHLKEKEHDKAFYQLCCHMEPQYHQLEFDTRLWLTQQSLKQTA
- a CDS encoding Gfo/Idh/MocA family protein, whose protein sequence is MIRFAVIGTNWITRQFVDAAHETGKYKLTAVYSRSLEQAQTFANDYPVEHLFTSLEAMAQSEAIDAVYIASPNSLHFPQTELFLRHKKHVICEKPLASNLAQVEAAIACARKNQVVLFEAFKTASLPNFLLLQQSLPKVGKIRKAFINYCQYSSRYQRYLDGENPNTFNPAFSNGSIMDIGFYCLASAIALWGEPQSVQASASLLESGVDAHGVVVLNYGDFSVTLQHSKVSDSVLASEIQGESGSLVIEHISECQKVCFVPRGGKTQDLTTPQHINTMLYEAEAFAHLVESGEVDHPALAVSRITAKLQTEIRRQTGVVFPADETVTSLTA